From Slackia heliotrinireducens DSM 20476:
GCCAAGGACACCGTGGTGTTCGCGGACCGCTTCCCCTTCCGCTACCTTGTGGATGACTACGGCCTGAACTACTACGCCGCCTTCGTCGGCTGCTCCGCCGAAACCGAAGCCAGTTTCGACACCATCGCGTTTCTGGCCCAGAAGGTAGACGAGCTGGGCCTTGAAACCGTACTCGTCATCGAGAACTCGGAAGAGACCATCGCCCAGACGGTCGTCCAGAACACGGGCGGCAAGGACCAGCAGATACTGGTGATGGATTCGCTGCAGTCCACCACCGACGCAGACGTCGCCGCCGGCAAAACCTACCTGTCCGCCATGGAAGCCAATCTGGACGTCCTGACCCAAGCCCTGGCTTAAGGAGCACGCATGGCCTACCTCACCTGCACAGCGCTGTCCGTCGGACATGCGGGGACCCCCGTGGCCCGCGACATCTCGTTTTCCGTCGGAGCGGGAGACGCCCTGTTCGTCGTCGGCGAGAACGGCGCAGGCAAAACAACCCTCCTCAAGACCATCCTGGGGTTGCAGCCTCCCCTGGCAGGAGATGTCGCATTCGGAGACGAAGCGGCCGCAGGCGAGGTGGGCTACCTGCCCCAAAAGGGAGAATCCCAACGCGACTTCCCGGCTTCTGTCTGGGAGGTCGCCTTGTCGGGCCGGGCTTCCCGCCTGGGAAAACGGCCTTTCTACTCGCGGGCCGACAAGTCGGCTGCCGCCGAGGCACTGCACCGCGTCGGCGCCTGCGAGCTGCGCGACATGCCCTTCGGCAGCATTTCCGG
This genomic window contains:
- a CDS encoding metal ABC transporter ATP-binding protein, with the translated sequence MAYLTCTALSVGHAGTPVARDISFSVGAGDALFVVGENGAGKTTLLKTILGLQPPLAGDVAFGDEAAAGEVGYLPQKGESQRDFPASVWEVALSGRASRLGKRPFYSRADKSAAAEALHRVGACELRDMPFGSISGGQQQRVLLARALASYPKLLVLDEPTTGLDPEAAESLYRTIDELRASGVGVLAVTHDVAAALPHATQVLEVRDKTAKLHPASAWVTQGGTV